In Spirochaetota bacterium, the genomic stretch GCGGTCTAACATCATTTATACTGATATTAATTCTAAAACCGGAGATCGGCATTGCTAATGGAAGTTTTATAATGGCAGTTACCTCAATAGTAACTGTTGTGGTTCACATAATATTGAATCAACCAATCCCTGTTGAGATTATACTCTTCACAATACCAGCAGTACTCTTCGGAGGATATGCCGCTCCTTTTTTCGGGATGTGGGTGGGTAGACATTTTTATAGATTACTAATTAAATTTGAATCAATAATTACATATGATATTCAGTACAATGTAAAGAAGGAGGTACTTGAGTATACATCGGGTCAGTTAATCATGACAATCACCTTTATTCTCGTCTGCCTTTTGAATGGAATCTATTATATATTTTAACGCTTGAATTTGGTTGATACTATTTAATTGATGCATCACAAATTATAACAATATCTGGACTTCATTTTTCAGTTATCTAAAAGAATAGCAGAAAATCCCTGAGAGGGTTGCTCACACACCTCCTCTTAATTTTTTGATAACCTACCACCTTCAGATATATATGAAATCACAGCAGATATGTTACTATTTATAAAGTATTATATAATCCATCTTTATCATCATAATTTGATAATACATTCTTTATGTCATAGACTACACAGTTATTATTTTTGAGGCTGCTGATATCCATTTTTTTGAATTCATCATGAGCAACAGCTAAAACTATCGCATCATAGTGCTTATCCTCAAGTGATGAGCTGCAATCCAATAAATCCAAATGATACTCTTCCCTAACCGCCATCTTATCCGCCCATGGATCGAATACATCGACATTACAACAATATTCCTTTAACTCATCAATTACATCTATTACCTTTGAGTTTCTAATATCCGGACAGTTTTCTTTAAAGGTGATACCCATTACAAGCACATAAGCCCCCTCAATTTTCTGTCCTTTTTGTATCATCAATTTTATTACCTGATTGGCAACATATATACCCATATTATCATTTATTCTTCTACCAGCTAATATGATCTCTGGGTTATAACCCAACTCTTCCGCTTTGTGCGTAAGATAGTATGGATCAACTCCTATGCAGTGCCCTCCAACGAGTCCTGGCTTAAAGGGTAGAAAATTCCATTTAGTCATGGCCGCTTCAAGCACATCCTTGGTATTAATACCTAATTTATTAAAAATTATTGCCAGTTCATTAACAAAGGCAATGTTAATATCCCTTTGTGCATTCTCAATGACCTTAGCTGCCTCCGCTACTCTAATGGATGAGGCTCTATAGGTTCCAGCTTCAATAATACCCCTGTACAAAATATCTACCTTTTCAGCCACCTCTGATGTAGAGCCCGATGTCACCTTTACTATCTTGGTTACTGTATGATTTCTGTCTCCTGGATTCAATCTCTCTGGACTATAACCGCAAAAAAAGTCACTATTGAAGATCAATCCAGATTCCTTTTCTATTACAGGAACACATTCCTCTTCAGTGCACCCTGGATAAACAGTAGACTCATAAATCACGAGGTCACCCTTTTTAATAACCTTACCAACTATCCTACTTGCCTCCAATAGGGGCTGTAAATTTGGCCTTTTGTGTTTATCTATAGGTGTGGGAACTGTTACAATATAGTAATTACAATCCTCTATGTCCCTTAGATTTGTTGTAAAAGCAAGGCCTTTAGCACTACCTAACTCCTCTTCATTAACCTCAAGGGTTCTATCAAAGCCCTTTCTTAGCTCTTCAATCCTTCCATGATCGATATCAAAACCTGTTGTCTTATGCTTTTTACTAAATTCAACTGCCAAAGGAAGGCCGACATATCCAAGCCCGATTATTGCTATTATAGGCGAATCAATTATTTGTTGAGAAATCACTCTTAACCCTTAATTTAGCGTTACTTCATTCAATTCACTTATTGAATTCAAGATACACTTATACGGTTAGATTACTCCAATCTTATAATCTGCCTGCTACCACTTCTTATCGTTATATAAATAATATCGGTATTGAGTAATCTTGAAAAAATCTACTTACTCAGGTATTTTAATACTTTTATAACAGATTGTTACAGAAGCATTCCCTTCCCTATGTTAAAAGGAATCATTCGTCCTGCTGAGCTTAAACCTATATTTACCATCCAGCATTAATAATTGATGGTTCAAAATTTGAAGAATTTAATACATTGAATAACCATCTCATCATAATTTAAATTCTATTTCACTAATGAAACAGAATCATCAATTAACAATAGTTAACTCAATATATTCTATTGTATCTACACTTAGGTATAAGCACTAACGATTAAGGGATTCAACTATACAAAGGATGGGATAAAAAACCTAAGAGTTTCGTGGCCTTGCTACGTTTACTCTGATATTTCTACCCTGTACTTCGGTATCGTTCAGTTGCTGAATTGCATTTTCGGCATCAGCATTTTCAGACATTTCTACAAATCCAAATCCTTTTGATCTGCCTGTTTCCCTATCTGTGATAATCTTAACAGATGAAACTTCTCCATGCTGCTCAAACAACTCTTGCAGAGACTCCTCTGTCATTGAGTATGCCAGATTACCAACATAAATATTAACTGACATAAAAACACCTCATTAAACTACATCTTTCCTTCCCAAAAATTTCCACCTTTTATACTAATGCAAAAGGCATGTATCAGGGATACGCTTATCTTCTAACTTTCTATCATTAAGAAAGCAAGTATTCTAAGAATTATGTAAAAACACTTCATCTAATATTTATTAATATAAATAAAGATACTGTAATTATAAAAAACACACAATCAACAACACATGGTACTCATAAATTAGCAATTCTTAACGCCTTGCCATTTCTATAAGTAATATGTGATAATAGCATAAACCATCTTTATCTATTTTACTACATTTCAATTTTTAATTCCAAAAAAAAGGATCCCTGGATTATTGTAAATTCTGATGCAGTATAATAAAGTCAGCGGATTAACGTTAATTATTGTATTATCTCCTCGCTATTCTTGATCTATATCTAGAAAATTATGAATCAAATAATAATTATGTAAATATTTAGTGTATATACATTTTTTCATTATAGCCTAAAAAAGTCAAGAATTGTTTTAATAAATAATGATAAACCTATTCAGGAGCAAAGAGTTATTCTTATGAACACATATCACTGTATTGAACAAAAAACAATCCAAGAGTGTGTGTTTAGAGCGATATAATTTAGAATAATTATTTGAATATATTATTTAAATGAATAAAGCTACATCATGATATAAGAATTGACTTATTTTGATAAATGAATATCATTAAACTATAAACTCTTAAATGGATAAAGTAAAAATATAATAATTATGACATATAGGTTTCTTATCTATAGATTTATTTTCTGTCAGTTTATGTGAAGAAACATTATGAATATTATAAAAATTTGTTTTAAATGATTCAGATTGGAGAGAACTTGAATAGCAAATAACGAATCTCTGAGTCCTTTGCAGTGAGTAATAGGATAGAATAATTTACTTTAGTGTGGGAGCCTATTAT encodes the following:
- the tviB gene encoding Vi polysaccharide biosynthesis UDP-N-acetylglucosamine C-6 dehydrogenase TviB, translated to MISQQIIDSPIIAIIGLGYVGLPLAVEFSKKHKTTGFDIDHGRIEELRKGFDRTLEVNEEELGSAKGLAFTTNLRDIEDCNYYIVTVPTPIDKHKRPNLQPLLEASRIVGKVIKKGDLVIYESTVYPGCTEEECVPVIEKESGLIFNSDFFCGYSPERLNPGDRNHTVTKIVKVTSGSTSEVAEKVDILYRGIIEAGTYRASSIRVAEAAKVIENAQRDINIAFVNELAIIFNKLGINTKDVLEAAMTKWNFLPFKPGLVGGHCIGVDPYYLTHKAEELGYNPEIILAGRRINDNMGIYVANQVIKLMIQKGQKIEGAYVLVMGITFKENCPDIRNSKVIDVIDELKEYCCNVDVFDPWADKMAVREEYHLDLLDCSSSLEDKHYDAIVLAVAHDEFKKMDISSLKNNNCVVYDIKNVLSNYDDKDGLYNTL
- a CDS encoding RNA-binding protein is translated as MSVNIYVGNLAYSMTEESLQELFEQHGEVSSVKIITDRETGRSKGFGFVEMSENADAENAIQQLNDTEVQGRNIRVNVARPRNS